One window of Brevibacillus choshinensis genomic DNA carries:
- a CDS encoding FadR/GntR family transcriptional regulator, with the protein MNLQKTVRSSLVKQVVEQLAQRIEAGDWKVGERIPPEPDLVEQLGVSRNTLREAVQALIHTGMLEARQGDGTYVRSSSEFGAAMHRRLQRSAVFEILEVRYGLEREIARLAAQRRTTQDLANIREKLEQAYQLFQDPNAYTQADLAFHKAIVEATKNNVMIDLYKYMTESILYSVNSTLDISGLMETQFKTHAELVEAIADQDQDAAEKAVCNLIEASKSALSIVIQEGGTH; encoded by the coding sequence ATGAATCTACAAAAAACAGTACGCTCTTCCCTAGTTAAACAAGTCGTCGAGCAGTTGGCACAACGTATTGAAGCGGGAGACTGGAAGGTGGGCGAACGCATACCACCCGAGCCAGATCTCGTCGAGCAGCTTGGCGTTAGCCGCAACACACTACGAGAAGCCGTACAGGCATTGATTCATACAGGGATGTTGGAAGCACGCCAAGGAGATGGCACGTATGTCCGCTCCTCCAGTGAATTTGGAGCTGCCATGCACCGAAGACTGCAACGGTCCGCCGTGTTTGAAATTTTAGAAGTGCGGTATGGGCTCGAGCGTGAGATAGCTCGACTAGCGGCACAGCGCCGTACGACTCAAGATTTGGCAAATATTCGAGAAAAGCTGGAGCAAGCCTATCAGCTATTTCAAGATCCCAATGCTTACACGCAAGCAGATCTTGCGTTTCACAAGGCCATCGTGGAAGCCACCAAAAACAACGTCATGATCGATCTGTATAAGTACATGACGGAATCGATTTTGTACTCGGTAAATAGTACATTAGATATTTCTGGCCTCATGGAAACACAGTTCAAAACACATGCAGAGCTGGTCGAAGCCATTGCGGACCAAGATCAGGATGCGGCAGAAAAAGCCGTGTGCAATCTGATTGAGGCAAGCAAATCTGCCCTGTCTATAGTGATTCAGGAAGGAGGTACACATTGA